The Apium graveolens cultivar Ventura chromosome 6, ASM990537v1, whole genome shotgun sequence genome contains a region encoding:
- the LOC141666984 gene encoding uncharacterized protein LOC141666984: MKSVSAQVTSSTPVSLAKASKILSNFISIDNGASHTVSVYLRRAAVSFADLNQFHKDLKSSYSSKPRKKHTQIIAFDFEQDEPENEGKVKESEGSLGIEGVKSEVKKNKKNKRKGEEIDNVSGESSEPSGVRKKKRRKVEGN; this comes from the coding sequence ATGAAGTCAGTATCAGCCCAAGTGACATCATCAACTCCTGTCTCTTTAGCCAAAGCCTCTAAAATCCTCTCCAATTTCATCTCCATCGATAACGGTGCTTCTCACACCGTCTCCGTCTATCTCCGCCGCGCCGCCGTCTCCTTCGCGGACTTGAACCAGTTCCACAAGGACCTCAAATCGTCCTACTCCTCTAAGCCTCGCAAGAAGCACACTCAGATTATCGCATTTGATTTCGAACAAGACGAGCCggaaaatgagggcaaagtgaaGGAGAGTGAGGGCAGTTTGGGAATTGAGGGGGTAAAGAGTGAGGTGAAGAAGAATAAGAAGAATAAAAGGAAAGGGGAGGAAATTGATAATGTTTCGGGCGAGTCTTCAGAACCGAGTGGGGTTaggaagaagaagaggaggaaGGTGGAAGGTAATTGA